The sequence below is a genomic window from Vibrio navarrensis.
CCGCGGTGCGAATGATAAATCCGCCGTGTTCATCGCAGTAGTGAGTGACAATGCGTTTGAGGCGTTCGCGCTCCGATTCACTTTCAATACGTTGCGACACACCAACGTGGCTGGCGCCCGGCATAAAGACTAAATAACGCGATGGGAGTGTAATATCGGTGGTCAGGCGGGCACCTTTGGTACCGAGCGGATCTTTGACCACTTGCACGACGATGTCTTGCCCTTGGCGCACCAGCTCAGAAATGTCGCGCACCTGAAATTGCTGTTTTTCATTTTCCGCGACGCACTCGGTGTGCGGGACAATATCCGACGCGTGAAGAAAGGCGGCTTTATCCAAGCCGATGTCGACAAAGGCGGCCTGCATACCCGGCAGAACCCGGCTGACCTTCCCTTTATAAATGTTACCGACGATGCCACGACGAGCTTCGCGTTCAATATGAACTTCTTGTAGTACTCCACCTTCAATCATGGCCACGCGAGTTTCACTCGGGGTCACGTTAAGCAGCAACTCTGCACTCATGTGCGCACCTCAGTTTAAAAATTATAAGAATTCGTGCAGCAGCTGGTCAGTTTCAAACAGAGGGAGTCCTACGACAGCGTGATAGCTGCCCTCAATACGGGTAACAAAACGTCCACCCAAGCCTTGAATTCCATAACTGCCAGCTTTATCGCATGGTTCACCTGACTGCCAGTATTGTTCGATTTCATCGTCTGTCAGGGCTTTAAACCACACCTCCGTCGTTACCACGACCGAGCGCTGTTTGTTGGATGTCACGACAGTCACCGCCGTCATCACCTGATGACGACGATTTGAAAGCTGTTTAAGCATGCGCTTCGCATCGTCAAGATGCTGCGGCTTTTCTAGCACTTGTTCATCACAGACCACGACAGTATCAGAGCCAATCACCACACTCTCAGTGCAGACCAAAGCAAGCCCTGCGAGCGCCTTTTCTTGCGACAAACGCAGTACGTATTCGGCAGGCGATTCATGCTCTGCTTTGGCTTCTGCGATATCTGGCACCACAAGCGAAAAATCATGACCAAGCTGGGACAACAGCTCTTTGCGTCTTGGAGAACCCGACGCGAGCACCAAATGGCTCATGTTCATTACCTTACATGCCAGTGGCGACGTATCCGTCGCATCAATAAAAACACCCATGGCCAAAGTATACAGTTAATTACTGCGGTCCAAAGCGATAATGGATTGAATACCACGTCCTGGATCAAATATTCTCCGCAGAATATCAGCACTTCCAGTGTGGCACTTAAGCCCGCCACCAGCATGGCTTGTTGCCAGAGCGCCATATTGCGGATTAGCAAAAAGTTCAATGCAACCAGATAGATGACGATAGACATCATCATGCCGCGTATGCCCAAGGTCGAGCCGATCAGCAGATCCCATAACAGGCCAAGGATCAGCGCGCTGCCGACATTGACGCGATGCGGCAATGCCAATACCCAGTAGCAGGTGACCAGCAGCAACCACGACGGGCGAAACAGATCCAAACTGCCCGGCCAAGGAATGGTTTGCAGCACCAGCGCGACAAAAAAACTCAGGCCGATCACTATTTGGCTACGTAACACACTATTCGCCATCGCTTACCTCTTGTGTCACTTGCTCACTGTTATTGGCATCCAATACTTTGTGCTGGCGATCTTCATTTGGCCACACCAAAAGCAGATAGCGCAGGCGGTCAAATTCCACCACAGGCTTGGCTTTAATCGCCGCGAACTCACGTCGAGTGTCATGCTCGACCGAGGTAACATGCGCCACAGGGTAGCCTTCAGGGTAAACCCCGCCAAGACCCGAAGTCACCAGCAGATCGTCCACCTGAATATCGGTACTGGTTGGAATGTACTCCAACTGGATCTCATCGATTTCACCATTGCCCGAAGCAATCACGCGAATATCGTTGCGGATCACTTGCACTGGAATGGCGTTTTTCGCGTCAGTGAGCAACAAAACCCGGCTGTTATGCGCCGCCACAAACGTGACTTGCCCGACAATGCCTTTTTCGTTGATCACTGGCTGGCCGACATACACACCGTCGATGCGACCTTTATCAATCACCACTTGATGACGATAAGGAGAAGTGTCCACCGCCATCACTTCCGTGACCATTTTCTTTTCATCGCGCACAAAAGAGGAGCCGAGCAGCTTACGTAAGCGCAGGTTTTCCTCTTTGTATTGATCAAGCAGCAGTAAGTCGCTGCGCAGGCGCAACACTTCACGTCTTAAGTTTTGGTTGCCTTCCAACAGTGACTGTTGGGTATTAAAACGCTCGTACACCCCATCAAACATGGTACGTGGCAAATCCGCCGTGTACTGAATCGGTGCAACTAAGCTATTGAGAAAGTATCGAACACCTGAGAATGCGTCTAAACGGTTGTCTGCAAACATCAAACTGGCGGATGCGATCACCGCAAACAACAGACGCAACTGTAGAGAAGGACCCCTACCAAAGATTGGCTTCATTGTGTTTTAGAACCTTAGGCTTGTCAGCTTGGGCAAGCCGCGCTTACCCAAGCCGTGACCATTATTCTTCTGAAAACAGATCGCCACCGTGCATGTCGATCATTTCGAGCGCTTTACCACCGCCACGCGCCACACAAGTCAGCGGATCGTCCGCAATCACCACAGGAATGCCCGTCTCTTCGGTTAGGAGACGATCAAGATCTTTCAGCAGTGCGCCACCGCCCGTCAAGACCATGCCGTTTTCGGAAATGTCCGAAGCAAGCTCTGGCGGACATTGTTCTAGAGCCACCATCACCGCTGACACAATGCCAGACAGGGGCTCTTGCAGCGCTTCGAGAATTTCATTGGAGTTAAGGCTAAAGCTACGTGGCACACCTTCAGCAAGGTTACGGCCGCGCACTTCGATTTCATGTACTTCATCGCCAGGGTAGGCCGAGCCGATTTCGTGTTTGATTTTTTCTGCCGTCGCTTCGCCAATCAAGCTGCCATAGTTACGACGCACGTAATTGATGATCGCTTCATCAAAACGATCGCCACCGATACGAACGGAAGAAGAGTACACCACGCCGTTAAGCGAGATCACCGCCACTTCTGTCGTACCACCACCGATATCGACCACCATAGAACCAGTAGGTTCAGAGACGCGCAAGCCTGCACCGATCGCCGCCGCCATTGGCTCGTCAATCAGGTAGACTTCACGTGCGCCAGCACCCAGCGCCGATTCACGGATCGCGCGGCGTTCAACTTGGGTGGAGCCACAAGGCACACACACCAAAACACGCGGGCTTGGTTTGAGGATACTGTTGTCGTGCACTTGTTTAATAAAGTGCTGCAGCATTTTTTCAGTAACGTAGAAGTCCGCAATCACGCCATCTTTCATCGGGCGAATCGCAGAAATGTTGCCAGGAGTACGTCCCAACATTTGTTTGGCTGCATAGCCGACCGCAGCCACACTTTTCGCCGAACCAGCACGGTCCTGACGGATTGCAACTACAGACGGTTCGTCAAGAACGATGCCTTGTCCTTTTACGTAAATCAGAGTGTTGGCGGTACCTAAATCGATCGATAGGTCATTGGAAAACATGCCACGAAGTTTCTTAAACATACTCTTCGCTCATCCTGCAAGAAAAATAGAAGATAAAAATTGCCCTAAATGTACCAATGCCTTGCTATCACAGCAAGGCATTGATCCATAAACATGGACTAAAACACGCAATTTCTGACCATACTTTAACGCAGCGTCATCAAACGGCTAAAAAACACCGATTTGTCATCAATTCGATTCTCGCCACCAGATGACTCGGTCACTGCCTCGATACAGCCCAAACTGTACTCGCCCTGATACACTATCTTCAAAGCTGTTGTTGCCATCTTCATCCACACGCAGCCAAGGCAGCAAAGTAGAAAGATCATAACGACTCACTATGGTTCCTGTGTTCCCAGCCCCCGGCGCACTTAAGTCAATATTCGCAACCCCCGAACTGAGCAGCGAAGGAGCCAGTGTCGCTTTCACTTCGGGCGGGGTTGCCGTGCCACTTTTGAGCACGGTAAAGTCAGTCGAGTCGAAAGTAAAATGATTTACCGAGCCTAGATCACTGCAACTATCATCGCTGTTAGTACGAAAGATCCCGCCACTAAAATACTGCGCTTCCACTGTTTGCGAAAGCGGGTTGGTTTCTGGGCCATAAGTGTCGTGAATTAGCAAACGTCCCCAGAGCTGATTCTGACTCTCTGAAGATGGAAAATCATAGCCAATACATCCCGATTCACTGCTTGTTTGATAACACACCCCGTCTAAATCTTTCGTATCATCAATCGAAAGCTGTAAAATCACTCCCTCAGCGATAGGCTCTACCGGTGCGTAAGGCTTGTCATAGCGGATTTGAGCATTCTCAAGCCGAGCAATAAAGTTACTTGCATCAATCACCACACTTCCCGGCCAAGCGAATCCCTCTTGCGGGCTTAATAATCCCGGTGTTTCAGTATCAGTAATATTAAAACCTGAACTTTGCGCTGAAAAATTTCGATAGAGCCAAGGATTACTGTATCGCCACCAGCTACCAATCTTGTAATTCTCCGTCTCACCTTCGCCATTAGCACCCAATTCATCGTAAAATCGCCCTGCTACCGAAATTTCAGGTAACCGATCAAATTTCATTGCCTGCCCCAAATAAGTGAAAGTACT
It includes:
- a CDS encoding Maf family protein; protein product: MSHLVLASGSPRRKELLSQLGHDFSLVVPDIAEAKAEHESPAEYVLRLSQEKALAGLALVCTESVVIGSDTVVVCDEQVLEKPQHLDDAKRMLKQLSNRRHQVMTAVTVVTSNKQRSVVVTTEVWFKALTDDEIEQYWQSGEPCDKAGSYGIQGLGGRFVTRIEGSYHAVVGLPLFETDQLLHEFL
- the mreD gene encoding rod shape-determining protein MreD, with the protein product MANSVLRSQIVIGLSFFVALVLQTIPWPGSLDLFRPSWLLLVTCYWVLALPHRVNVGSALILGLLWDLLIGSTLGIRGMMMSIVIYLVALNFLLIRNMALWQQAMLVAGLSATLEVLIFCGEYLIQDVVFNPLSLWTAVINCILWPWVFLLMRRIRRHWHVR
- the mreC gene encoding rod shape-determining protein MreC, which encodes MKPIFGRGPSLQLRLLFAVIASASLMFADNRLDAFSGVRYFLNSLVAPIQYTADLPRTMFDGVYERFNTQQSLLEGNQNLRREVLRLRSDLLLLDQYKEENLRLRKLLGSSFVRDEKKMVTEVMAVDTSPYRHQVVIDKGRIDGVYVGQPVINEKGIVGQVTFVAAHNSRVLLLTDAKNAIPVQVIRNDIRVIASGNGEIDEIQLEYIPTSTDIQVDDLLVTSGLGGVYPEGYPVAHVTSVEHDTRREFAAIKAKPVVEFDRLRYLLLVWPNEDRQHKVLDANNSEQVTQEVSDGE
- a CDS encoding rod shape-determining protein, which translates into the protein MFKKLRGMFSNDLSIDLGTANTLIYVKGQGIVLDEPSVVAIRQDRAGSAKSVAAVGYAAKQMLGRTPGNISAIRPMKDGVIADFYVTEKMLQHFIKQVHDNSILKPSPRVLVCVPCGSTQVERRAIRESALGAGAREVYLIDEPMAAAIGAGLRVSEPTGSMVVDIGGGTTEVAVISLNGVVYSSSVRIGGDRFDEAIINYVRRNYGSLIGEATAEKIKHEIGSAYPGDEVHEIEVRGRNLAEGVPRSFSLNSNEILEALQEPLSGIVSAVMVALEQCPPELASDISENGMVLTGGGALLKDLDRLLTEETGIPVVIADDPLTCVARGGGKALEMIDMHGGDLFSEE